Sequence from the Deltaproteobacteria bacterium genome:
ATTTTGAGCTTGGGGCCGCCCGCCGGTCGAACTCGTCTTCGATATCGCCCACCAGTTCCTCAATCACATTTTCCAGCGTGACCATCCCGGTAACCTGCCCCGGCCTTTTTTCCACCATGGCGATATGGACCTTGCGGGTCTGAAATTCAATCAGTGCGGCCTCCAGCGTCTTGTCCTCGCCAAAAAACAAAAGCGGCCGGGCCAGATCGAACAGGTTGATAATCTCCCCATGCTCCAACTGCCAGATGACATCCTTCATGTGGACAAAGCCAAGGATCTTTCCTTTGTTGCTCTCCCGGAGTGGAAAACGGGTATGCCCGGATTCTTTGGCCCTTTTCAAGTTTTCTCCAATCGACTCATCCAGATAAAAACAGACGACCCGCTCGATCGGCACCATGATGCTTCGGACCGTCTTGTGGGAAAATTCCAGGGCGTTGTCCAGAAGGAGCCACTTGCGGACATTGATGGTCCCCTCCTCCAGCGAATCCTCGACAATCAACTTCAGTTCCTCCTCCGTATGGGCCCGGGCCGGGCCGCCAATCGGCTGGATCCGGATCATTCGAAGGATGCCGTTTGAAAGGGAATTCAGTATCCAAAGAAAGGGGAAAAACACGAGGTAGAAGACCCTCAAGGGAACAGCCACGAGCAGGCACACTTTTTCGGCGGTCCGAATGGCGATGGATTTGGGGACCAGTTCCCCCAACACAATGTGAAGCGCCGAGATGAAAAGAAAGGCAACCATGAGCGATGCCGAGCGGAGGGTCACCTCCGAGAGATGCGCACCGAAAAAATTCAGAAGCCCGCCGATAATGAGCGAAAACGCCGGCTCGCCGATCCAGCCAAGGCCGAGGCTCGCAAGAGTGATTCCCAGTTGCGTGGCCGAAAGATAGGCATCGAGGTCGTGGACGATTTTTTTTGAGAGGCGGGCCAGCGGATGCCCCTTTTGGGCAAGAATCTCCAGCCGGGTGGCCCGGATTTTCACAATCGCAAACTCGGCCGCCACAAAAAAAGCGTTCAGCGCAACAAAAACCAACGCCAGAGCGGCATACCAACCGGTTCCTTCGGAGACATTAAAATGGGGCATCGTGCGACTATATACGGAAATTCATTGTCTCGCAAACAAAGAGAGTCCCTTTGTCTTCACAATTTTCGTAAGCCGCTCTGGTTTAGATTGTCTCGCCGGCAGATGTCGCTGGCGGGAACGAAAATTGCTCCGTCAAAAGGACTCTCTTTGTTTGCTCGCGATATTTTGTTTTAGGAGGGGGGTAAAGCCGCTCGCGGCAATCCTTGAAACCGCGAGCGGCTCGGAGGGTAAAGGAGGTATGAAACGTGTGTTTCAACCTGCACCCCCTAATAGTGCAAAGCGCATGCCAAAAGGGACAAAATTGGGGAAATATTTAACTAGCTGAATTTATTTAACTAATCTTGAAATTACCTCAAGGGATTCGACCCTTAAATGGAGGTAAATGGGGGGTGGATTACCCCATGGGGGAATAAAAAACCCCTCCCGACTTCAAGCCGGAAGGGGTTTTCAAAATTCCTGCGCGAAACCTGCGGTATCAGCAATCGTAATAGAGATGGAACTCGTACGGCACCGGGCGGAGCCGGACCGGGTTGATTTCCGTATCGATCTTGTAGGCAATCCAGTTTTCGATGAGATCCTGCGAGAACACGTTCCCCTTGAGAAGGAATTCGTGGTCGCGCTGGAGGGCGTTAAGCGACTCCTCGAGACTGCCGGGGGCGGAAGGAACTTTTTTGAGTTCCTCGTGGGTAAGGCCGTAGATGTTTTTATCCAGCGGCTGACCCGGATCCATCTTCTTTTCGATGCCGTCAAGACCCGCAAGCAACATCGCTGCAAAGGCAATGTAGGGGTTGCACGACGGATCGGGCGTCCGGAACTCCAGCCGCTTTGCCTTGGGCGAAGCCGAATACATCGGGATGCGGACAGCAGCCGAACGGTTCCGGGAGGAATAGGCCAGGTTGATGGGGGCCTCAAATCCCGGGACGAGACGACGGTATGAGTTGGTCGTCGGACAGGCAAACGCACAAATGGCGGATGCGTGCTTTAAAATACCGCCGATATACCAGAGGCCCATCTGGGAAAATCCGGCATATTTGTCCCCCGCAAAAAGCGGCTTGCCGTCCTTCCAGATCGACTGGTGGGTGTGCATCCCCGAACCGTTGTCGCCGAAAATCGGCTTCGGCATAAAGGTGACCGTCTTGTTGTGCCGCTTGGCCACATTTTTGAGAATGTACTTGTACCACATCATCTTGTCGGCCATGTTGACCAGCGAATCGTAAACGAGATCGATTTCGCCCTGCCCCGCCGTGGCCACTTCATGATGATGTTTTTCAACGGCGATCCCCACCTTTTCCATTTCGAGGATCATTTCGGAGCGGATGTCCTGCAAGGTATCGGTGGGGGGAACCGGGAAATAGCCTTCTTTATGCCGCGGCTTGTAGCCCAGGTTCGGCTCCTCGCTCTTGCCGGTGTTCCAGACCCCTTCGCGGGAATCAATGTGATAGTAGCCTTCGCGGGCGTTCTGGTCGAAGCGGATGTCGTCGAAGATGAAGAATTCCGCCTCGGGGCCGAAGTAGGCCGTATCGCCGATGCCGGTGGACTTGAGATAGGCCTCGGCCTTTCCGGCGATGCCGCGCGGATCGCGGCCGTAGGGTTCGCGGGTGATCGGGTCGACGATGTTGCCCGCCAACGACATGGTTTTTTCGGCACAGAACGGGTCGATGCGGGCCGTTTGCGGGTCGGGCATAAGCAACATGTCCGATTCGTTAATGGCCTTCCATCCGCGGATGGAGGAACCGTCGAAACCGTTTCCTTCGGAGAACAAATCCTCGGTCAGCTCGGAGAGCGGCAGGGAATAGTGTTGCCAGGTTCCGATCAGATCGCAGAATTTCAGATCAACAACCTTGACTTTCAAATCTTTCGCGAGCGCGATGACTTCTTTGGCTGTTTTCATAAATACTCCTTGGATCGATTGTTGTTAATAATTAAGCCGGCGCGCCCTTTATGGACGCGCCGGCCGTCAATACCGTAAAAACAATTCACTTGTCCAGCGGTTAAATCGCCGCCTCACCCGCCTCGCCGGTGCGGATGCGGACGATCCCTTCAACCGACAGGACGAAAATCTTTCCGTCGCCGATGGAGCCGGTGTGGGCCGTCTTCTGGATTGTCTCGATGATTTTTTTCACCTCGTCATCCTTGACAATCACTTCGAGCTTGATTTTGGGGAGAAAATCAACCACATACTCCGCCCCCCGATACAGCTCCGTGTGCCCCTTCTGACGACCGAAACCCTTCACCTCGGTCACGGTCATCCCCTTGACCCCCAGGGAAGTCAGCGCCTCTTTGACCTCGTCCAGCTTGAACGGTTTGATAATGGCTTCAACTTTTTTCATAGGTTTCTCCTTTATTATACGTGTGACGCCGGCTGAAAATCGGGATAGGCCACATTGCCATGTTCCCCCCAGTCAAGGCCTTCTTCCTCCTCTTCGGCTTTGACCCGGATTTTCAGCACCAGCTTGATGATCCCCCAAGCAACGAGCGCTCCGGTAAAGGTAAAGGCCCCCACCGCCAGGACGCCGAGCAGTTGGGCGTTGAAAAGGGTCCAGCCGCCGCCGAAGAAGAGGCCGTTTCCGGTGGCCGTCGCGACAATTTTATCCTGGGCAAAAAGACCGAGCGCCAGCGTCCCCCAGATGCCGTTCACCAGATGAACCGAGAGGGCGCCGACCGGATCGTCGATTCTGATTTTATCGAAGAAAAGAACCGCCAGAACTACCAAGACGCCGGCAACCGCGCCGATCCAGAGCGAACTGGACACGCTGACAAAGGCGCAAGGGGCGGTGATTGCCACCAGCCCGGCCAGAGAGCCGTTTAAAATCATGGTGAGATCGGGCTTTTTGAGGACAACCCACGAGGTGACGCATGCCGTGAGAATCGCCATGGCGCAGGCCATGTTGGTGGTCAGGGCGATATGGGCGATATCGACCGGTGCGGCCCCCATGGTGCTCCCCGGGTTGAAACCAAACCAGCCAAGCCAGAGAATGAGAGCCCCAAGCGTGGCCATGCCGAGGTTGTGGCCCGGGATTGGATGCACCTTGCCGTCCTTGAATTTTCCAATGCGGGGTCCCAAAATAAGAATTCCCGCCAGTCCGGCCCAGCCCCCCACCGAATGGACGACCGACGAACCGGCAAAGTCCCACATCCCTTTCGCGGCAAGCCATCCCCCTCCCCAAATCCAGTGACCCGTTACCGGATACAT
This genomic interval carries:
- the glnA gene encoding type I glutamate--ammonia ligase produces the protein MKTAKEVIALAKDLKVKVVDLKFCDLIGTWQHYSLPLSELTEDLFSEGNGFDGSSIRGWKAINESDMLLMPDPQTARIDPFCAEKTMSLAGNIVDPITREPYGRDPRGIAGKAEAYLKSTGIGDTAYFGPEAEFFIFDDIRFDQNAREGYYHIDSREGVWNTGKSEEPNLGYKPRHKEGYFPVPPTDTLQDIRSEMILEMEKVGIAVEKHHHEVATAGQGEIDLVYDSLVNMADKMMWYKYILKNVAKRHNKTVTFMPKPIFGDNGSGMHTHQSIWKDGKPLFAGDKYAGFSQMGLWYIGGILKHASAICAFACPTTNSYRRLVPGFEAPINLAYSSRNRSAAVRIPMYSASPKAKRLEFRTPDPSCNPYIAFAAMLLAGLDGIEKKMDPGQPLDKNIYGLTHEELKKVPSAPGSLEESLNALQRDHEFLLKGNVFSQDLIENWIAYKIDTEINPVRLRPVPYEFHLYYDC
- a CDS encoding HlyC/CorC family transporter, producing the protein MPHFNVSEGTGWYAALALVFVALNAFFVAAEFAIVKIRATRLEILAQKGHPLARLSKKIVHDLDAYLSATQLGITLASLGLGWIGEPAFSLIIGGLLNFFGAHLSEVTLRSASLMVAFLFISALHIVLGELVPKSIAIRTAEKVCLLVAVPLRVFYLVFFPFLWILNSLSNGILRMIRIQPIGGPARAHTEEELKLIVEDSLEEGTINVRKWLLLDNALEFSHKTVRSIMVPIERVVCFYLDESIGENLKRAKESGHTRFPLRESNKGKILGFVHMKDVIWQLEHGEIINLFDLARPLLFFGEDKTLEAALIEFQTRKVHIAMVEKRPGQVTGMVTLENVIEELVGDIEDEFDRRAAPSSK
- a CDS encoding P-II family nitrogen regulator, which produces MKKVEAIIKPFKLDEVKEALTSLGVKGMTVTEVKGFGRQKGHTELYRGAEYVVDFLPKIKLEVIVKDDEVKKIIETIQKTAHTGSIGDGKIFVLSVEGIVRIRTGEAGEAAI
- the amt gene encoding ammonium transporter, with amino-acid sequence MRRKLFLFLTFLILMSPAVSWSQEVGDLKIALDTVWTLVTAFLVFWMNAGFAMVEAGLCRSKNAANILAKNFIVFAISSVAFYVVGWGIMFGNGTGFAGGEGLWFIGGADNSPATGDAYQGAYSSIAWTGIPLYAKFFFQLVFAGTAATIVSGCVAERIKFISFIVFSFILVAFMYPVTGHWIWGGGWLAAKGMWDFAGSSVVHSVGGWAGLAGILILGPRIGKFKDGKVHPIPGHNLGMATLGALILWLGWFGFNPGSTMGAAPVDIAHIALTTNMACAMAILTACVTSWVVLKKPDLTMILNGSLAGLVAITAPCAFVSVSSSLWIGAVAGVLVVLAVLFFDKIRIDDPVGALSVHLVNGIWGTLALGLFAQDKIVATATGNGLFFGGGWTLFNAQLLGVLAVGAFTFTGALVAWGIIKLVLKIRVKAEEEEEGLDWGEHGNVAYPDFQPASHV